The stretch of DNA TCATGGGAGAGAGCTAGGGAGTTTCACAATAGGTGTGATAAGCCTGCAACGCAGCACATCGGCCGTAAGGTTACGGCCACACACCTGTACCCAGGCGAAAGGCGTGCCATAATACGCTGTACTTCCCCGATGAGCACTGCACACCAGCTTTTGAAACCGCCTTTCTTCATCCACTTCGTGCCGGCACTTTGTGTAGTTATTCCCTGCACTTCCAGAGCGGCCAAGCTATTACTACAGCGGGCTGCCCGTACATTTTTGGAGCAACTCAGGGGCCTCGCTGCACCACATACAACAGCCCTGAGCCGCCAGCGGTGGCCTGGTATGCTTAAAACCAACTGGCAGCAGGCTACGCCTTGAGCCCGGTTTATGAAGCGCAACACTGGAAAAGCGGCCGCCAGATGAGCCAGCCGCTTTATAGAGACAGGCCTAGGGCTGGCGACTGTTTACATCCACCGTCTGATACCCAATCAGCAAATCGGCGCGGGTGCCGGGCGGGCGGTAGTACACCAGCAGGTCGTAGCGGTTTTCTGTTTCCTGGTGGCTGCCCTCCCAATACACGCTGTTTGGCCCCTGAGGAGTTTGTACGGCGTATATATAGTTGTAATAGCCCTGTTTCAACAGTGCGTGACCCGTATATTCCTGGGCCGCAGCATCGTAGGTGAGCTTGAACTCATCCTTGTATTGCCAATCGGTGAGGGCGCCCAGCACGTACACCGGGCCTGGGGCGGGTTGCTCGGCCCGCAGGTGAAAGCCCACAGTGAGATAGTCGCCGTTGGTGTCGCCGTTGCCATACTCGCGGCTTTCAATCACGCGCTGCCCGTTGATGTCGTCGTACTGGGAATAGCGCTGGCCGTTACGCGAGGTTTCGGGTAGCAGCTCAGCGGTGCGAGGCGTGGTGTTGGGGTCAATCTGGCCTACGCCCACGCCTTGTGAGCGGAACGTACGTAGATCAAAGAAGCGAAACTCACTGAGGCCGGGGAAGGTATTCTCAAAGTTGAAGTATTGATAATCAAGCTGACGCTCCGCTTCCCGCACAAACGTGGGGCGCAGGTTATACTTGGCATTATCCCAGCGGTAGTTCTGGCGCAGTACCACTTTCACCTCCTGTGAGGGGTTCACCAGCTGCATGTTGTAACGAATTCCGAAGTCGAGCTGCTGCAGGGTGTAGCGCTCCTGCCCCGCAACCGGAATGCCCTGCTTCAGGAACACCTGCACGCCGCCTTCATCATACACCAACACCCGCCGCGAGATGAGCGGGGTGCCACCGGGGCTGGTTACCACCCACAGGTAATTGCCGGATAGCTTCACCCGCGGCATCTGCAGGCGGTAGTGGTAGTAGGGCACTTTGGTTGCGTTAGAAACCCGGTAGTCGGTGATATTCTGCTCATTAATCTCGCTGAGAAACTGCATATCCGTCAGCACTGAGGCTTGCCAGTTAACATCGCAGTGCACCAGCTTGGCAGTGAGGCGGCCGCCCTGGCTACCAAGTACGTCAAACTCCAGCGTAACCGGCTGCCCCTGACCCAGCGAAATAACAGGCGGATTGAACACCTCGTTTACCTGGCCCGTGGGCACGTAGCACAGCACCGTCCGCACATTGGGGTCATAAATGGCATCTTCGTAGCGCAGGGTTTTGTCGGCGTAATACTCCGTACTGGCTCTCTGCCCCGGCGTAGCTGGCCTACGCGCGGCGTTGGGGTCGGTGATGGGGGTGCCCAGTGGCACGCAGGCAGTAGCCAGAAGCAGAAACGGGAAGGCGGGAAGTAGGCGCATAGTGCGAATGTACAGGAAGAAGTAATGTACGTGAACGAGAAGCCACACTACTCAGCTTCACTTACCACCTGGCAACAGGCTAATCTTAGCCTTTCCTAGTGGCACACCACCACCATCGGTTAGCTTGCAGCCCCCTGTTGTCACGTGGTGGTCATGAGATAAAGCGGAGATAAACCAACCCGTTTAAGTCCATTGGTTTATATGTATTTTCTTATTTCCTTTATCAGACAACGCATTCCTTTAAAACCCCACTACATGAAACCGTACCTTTTGTTCGTGCTCCTGCTTGGGTGTTATACTAGTTTGGCACAAGGCTTTCAGCGGGGAAGCAAA from Hymenobacter taeanensis encodes:
- a CDS encoding DUF5103 domain-containing protein, coding for MRLLPAFPFLLLATACVPLGTPITDPNAARRPATPGQRASTEYYADKTLRYEDAIYDPNVRTVLCYVPTGQVNEVFNPPVISLGQGQPVTLEFDVLGSQGGRLTAKLVHCDVNWQASVLTDMQFLSEINEQNITDYRVSNATKVPYYHYRLQMPRVKLSGNYLWVVTSPGGTPLISRRVLVYDEGGVQVFLKQGIPVAGQERYTLQQLDFGIRYNMQLVNPSQEVKVVLRQNYRWDNAKYNLRPTFVREAERQLDYQYFNFENTFPGLSEFRFFDLRTFRSQGVGVGQIDPNTTPRTAELLPETSRNGQRYSQYDDINGQRVIESREYGNGDTNGDYLTVGFHLRAEQPAPGPVYVLGALTDWQYKDEFKLTYDAAAQEYTGHALLKQGYYNYIYAVQTPQGPNSVYWEGSHQETENRYDLLVYYRPPGTRADLLIGYQTVDVNSRQP